DNA from Natrarchaeobius halalkaliphilus:
CCGGGAGACCGGTTTCGACGGTATCGACGTCGACTGGGAGTATCCGGGCTTCGAGGGCGAGGAGGGCAACGTCGTCCGACCCGACGAAGACCACGAGAATTACGCTCTCTTGCTCGAGGAGTGTCGCAAACAACTCGACGAAGCCGAGGACGAAGACGACAAACGCTACTGGCTCACCGCGGCCCACTCGGCTAACACCGAGCACAACGAGGACTTCGATCACGAGGCGCTCCGGGATCACCTCGATTTCGTTTCGCTCATGACGTTCGACTACCACGGCGGCTTCTCCGAGTACACGGCTCACCATTCGCCGTTGCATCGGAACGAAGACGATCCACACGACTACGCCGACGACTGGTACACCTCGTACGCGATGGAGTGGTGGGTCGATCAGGGATGGGATTCCGAGAATCTCAACATGGCCGTTCCGTTCTACGGCCGGAGTTTCGCCGGGATCGACCCGCCCGAGGACGACTTCGGAACGGGCGAGGACGACGGCCTCTTCCAGGAGTTCGAGGACACCGGCGACGGCTCGTTCCCCGATCCCGATCCGGACGGTGGCTCGAGCGTCAGCGGAATCTATGAGTACTGGGATCTCGCCGGCGAGATCCGCGGGGACGGCGAAAGTCAGGTCGACCTGAGCGAAGAGGGCTGGGAGACCGCGATCGACGAGGAGGCGGTGACCGCCTGGAGCTACAACCCCGACGAGACCGTTCCCTCCTCGCCCGGCGAAGGCTGGGGCGAGAACGAGGGACTGATGATCTCCCACGAGACGACCGAGACCGTCGAGCAGAAGATGGAGTGGATCACGGACAACGACTACGGCGGCACGATGCTGTGGGCGCTGTCGCACGACACGCCCGACCACGAACTGCTGAGCGCGATCTCCGAGACGTTGCTGGACTGATCAACAGAGTGAACGACTAAACGAGCGATACACGAGACTGCGAAATACGAGACACCCATGAAACAGACACGCCGAACGCTGCTTCGAAACGCATCGAAACTATCAATCGTACTGGGAGGCCTCGGCGTCGCTGGCGCGACCGTCACCGCCGAAGAGTATCCCGAGTGGAATCCCGACGAGACGTACACCGAAGGCGACCGCGTCGTCCACGAGGGATCCGTCTGGGAAGCCCAGTGGTGGACTCAGGGCGACGAACCCGGGGAAAGCGACTGGGGCCCCTGGGAGGAAGTCGAAACGCACGATCCGGGGCCGAGCGCCTCGTTCTCCGTCAGCGACTCGAGTCCCGACCCCGGCGACGACGTCGAGTTCGACGCGAGCGAGTCGGCGGGCAATCTCGAGAGTTACGGATGGGAGTTCGACGACGGCGAGACGGCGACCGGCGAGGCCGTCACCCACTCGTTCGACGACGACGGAGAGCACGAGGTCGAACTCACCGTCGAAGACGTCGACGGCGAAAGCGATAGCACGGGGTCGACCGTCTACGTCGGCGACGTCGAGCCGCCGGACGCCGACGGCGTTTACTCGCCGTACCAGGGCACCTGGTACGACATCGTCGACGGTACCCTCGAGCGGGACACCGACCGAGTCATCATGTCGTTCATCGGCGACGGAACACGGGACGACGAAATTTCGCCAGCCTGGCTCGCGGACTGTCAGAACCACGAGTGTGGCGAGGAGTCACTCGACACCTACGCCGGCGAGATTCAGACGCTCCAGGACGAGGGAATCGAGGTCGGACTGACGATCGGCGGCTGGGAGAGTCCCGTCCTCGCTCGCGACGCGGACGATCCGGAGGAGCTGAAGGACGCGTATATCGATCTGCTCGACACGTTCGACGCCACCCACCTCGATATTGACGACGAAAACGCGGAGGATCCAGATCGACCGGACGGCCTCCACGAAATCCGCAACGAGGCGCTCGCGTTGCTCAAAGACGAACGGCCCGAGGTCACCGTCGGGTTCACCGTCTCGGCCAGTCCGGACGGGCTCGCCGACTCCGGACACTCTCCCGGGAAGGTGTTCATCGAGGACGCCGTCGAGAAAGGCCTCGAGTTGGACTACGTGCAAGCGATGGCGATGCATTTCGAAGACGAACCCGAGAACTTCGAGACGATCACCTCGGCGCTCGAGAGCGCGGTCGACTTCCTCGAAGAGGTGTATCCCGAACGGTCCGAAGACGAGCTGTGGGGGATGGTCGGCGTGACGCCGTACGTCGGTGAGATTACGACGAACGACGCCAGTGACCTCGTCGACTTCGCCGCCGAGAAAGGAATGTACAGCATCGCGCCGTGGGTGCTTGGCGAAGACGACGGCGGCGAGTTCTCGGCCGTCTTCTCCGAGTTCGAAAGCGGCGACTAGCCCGGGTTTCGAACCGTCGATTTTTGAAGCTCGGAGAGCGACGATGGTACTTGATACCGAGACTTGTATTACCCGAGGCCGAAACACCGTTAATACCGTTTTTAGCCACCCTTAGAAAATACTTCGATTATCAAAGTAATTGCATTCGATCGAGTATCGGTCTCGGAAAAGCGATCGCTGTTATTCACTCGAGCGTCGCGAGGCGACGGCGACGACGAACCAGGCGGCGTGGGGGAGCCACTGTTCGGCCCACCGCCAGCGATGAGCGTGATCGTCTCCGACTCCGTCGGGGAGGAAGGCGATATCGGATTCGTCGGTCACGCCGGCGGTGATTCCGTTGGAGATTCCACCGGGGACGTTCCGAAACCGCTCGTGGTAGTGCGGCGGATTCCGTCCGGTTCCCTCCACCATCGACGTATCGAAGGGGTTCAACCCGAGTATCCAGTCCAGCTGGGCCCCGGCGAAATGGTGGAGTTCGTCGCTACTGGATTCGAACTCGTCGCCTAACGCGCGAACCGATCTCGAGGCGGCCGCCGCGAGCGAGGCGATGCGGGCGTTTTCGCCTTGCCACCAGTAGCCGGTCTCGTTCTCGTGGGGGAAGAAAAACGCTCCCCGCGGCTGGGGCTCGTCGGCCGCTTTCACGTATGCGCGGGCGTAGCCGAACGGATTGGATACGCCGGTCGTGATCTCGAGTTCGAACGCCCAGTAGGCCGCCAGTGCGTCCGCGATATCGTCTCGCAGGATCCCGTCGTCGGGTGACGAATCGGACTCGCCGAGCACCTCGAGGAATCGACAGAGCGAAAGCGCCGGCAGTCCCTCCTCGGCGGCGTGAAAGAACGGTCGCTCGTCGTCGTCGGCACGCCACCAGCCCGCGTATCGGCTGTCACCGGTCTGGCGCGAGAGCAACGATCGTGCCCGGTCGCTCGCGGCATCGTAAAACCGTCGCTCGCCGGTCGCGCCGTAGAGTTCCGTCGCCGCCAACAGCGCACAGTAGTCGTCGATGACGTTCTCGGTTCCGTCGTCGAGATAGGCCTCGTTGCGTTTCTCGAGGTGATCGAACGCGTCGATCGCTCTCGAGCGGTACGTCTCGAGATCGAACGCCGCTGCCTCCGCTGCCTCCGACGATTCGTCGAGTCGACTCGCCCGTGCGAGGGCCGCGACCGAGACGCCGCCACCCTGTCGGTAGCCGGCCCGATAGTCCGCGGTTTTCGTTCCGTCCTCGCCCTCGTAGGCGCAGATCTCCCGCCGATCGGTTTCTTTCGACCACTGATCGAAGACGGTGTGGTAGAAGTACCCCTCGTCGTCGCACATTCGGACGAGAAAGTCCGCGCCGTGGAGACTCTCCTCGAGCAGTCGCTCCTCGAACAGTGCGCCGAGCGAGCGCTCGCCGGCGTACAGCTGGTCGACGGCGTCGAGCAGTCCCCAGACGACGATCGGCGTCTGCTGGGGATTGACGTAGTTCGCGTAGCTGAGGTGACTGAGATATTTGCTCGTATCACCCGATGCGTCGTACCAGCCGCCGTGGACGTCGACGGTGTCGCTTCGGTCGCCAACGAACGGAACCGTCCGGTCGGCCCGGTCGTACCGTCCGGACGCGCGTTGGGTCTTGAAATAGTAGATGACGTCGGAGAGAACGCGCTCTTCGAGGACGTTCTCGCGGATTTCGAACGCGTGCGACCGCGAACGGGTTCGGCTTTGGGTTTCGTCCGATCCGATTTCACCGTTTTCGCCGGTCTCTACGGCCACGGCGTACGAGCCCGGCTTCGAGAGCGCCGTGAACTCGAGCGACCAGAACACCCAGTCCTGCCAGTTATCGACGGTGTCGTGGCGGATTACCTCGGGTTCGGCCACGACGGCGTTCGATTCCACATCCACGATGCTGACGGGTCCGGGTACTTCGTCGGGCGTGGCCCGGAGAATCGCGCGTTTTCGGTCGTCCGGATCGTATCCGGCCTGATTGACGAGAACGTTCATATGCGTGAGTCGGACGGGATAGTCGTCGATCGTTACTCCGCGGGTAGCTCGTCGAGATACGCGTTCCAGACTGCTTCCGGATCCTCACAGGCGATGTCCGAGATCGACCGGCAAGCGTCGTACCCCCACATGAACACGCTGTCGACGCCGCCGTCGATCGCCGCCCGCGTCGCCTTCCGGACGTCCTCGACCGTCTCCGGATCGTCGTCGAGCCGGAAGCCCTGAATCCAGATCTGGCTCCCGATGTCGTGCTCTTCGGCCAGCGAGACGACGGTATCGGTGAAATAGGAGATGAACGCCGGGCTCTCCTCGTCGAAGACGTCCCAGTACGGATCGGTGACGAGCACGTCCAGGTGGTCGTTCGCGGCGAGTCGCTCCCAGTCGCTGAGACCGTGGTCTGAGTCCTCGCTCGGGAGCAGACAGACCGCGTTCTCGAGGCCCTTTTCGGCGGTGAGTTCCATCATCTCGTCGAGAAACGAGAGCAACGACGCTTCGCGGAACTCGTCGATTCGGTCGGTTCGGGTCGCCGGCATCTGCTCGTCGTACTCCTGTTCGTACAGCTCCTGACAGCTCTCACAGCGACAGGTCCAGGCCCCCTCGGGAACCTCGTGGTCGAACCAGTCGGGGATGTACCAGTGAGGCTCGTCCCAGAAGAGGACGTCGGCACCGACGTCCGCCGCGTCTGCGACCCAGCCACGCATGTATTCGTTGAAACCGGGATCGTTGAAACAGGCCGTCGGAACCCGATCACCGGTCGAAAGTACCTGACAGCTCTCGGGATTCTTTCCGATAAACTCAGACAGCGCCTCGCCCCCGAACACCCGTCCGATCGACCACGGATTCATGTAGACCCGAAAACCACGGTCGTGACTCGCCGCGACGATGTCCGACATCGACTCCGCGTAGTACTGTCGGTCACGCTCACTGAAGGTGTGGAGCACGGCGTTCAGTCCGTTCTCGCGAAATCGGTCGAGGTCCCGCTCTGCGTGATCGACATCTCGCACGCTAAAATAACTCGTTCCTTTTTCGAGCATCGAGTACACGATTCGATGCAAGATATTTCACTCTTTGGATCAGTAACGCCGTCACTCGAAGAGCGTCAGAAATCGGACCCCGTCTCGACGCTACGTCGAGGGGTCCGGCGTCCGGGGCGTCGGCTCGTCGTCCGTCACCGGTGGGCTCGACCAGTAGTCGTGGTCGTCGTCCGACCGGAAACACCGAACGCGGTGGCCCGAGCCGAGATCGTATGATTCGGGCGATTGTCCCATACAGGCGTCTCTGGCCTCCGGACAGCGCGTGTGGAAGCGACAACCCGATGGCGGGTTCTTCGGATCGGGAATGTCGATGTTTCGAACCGGCGGTTCCTCGGCTTCACCGACCGTCCTCAGATCGGGCGTCGCCCACCGAAGCACCTTCGTGTAGGGGTGCTGTGGATCGTTGATGATCTGCTCGGGCGGTCCGACCTCGATGAGTTCACCGAGATACATCACGCCGATCCGTCCACCCGCGTGGGAGGCGAGATAGCGCGCGTTAGCGAGGTCGTGTGAGACGAAGACGAACGACGTGTTGAACTGGCCCTGTAGCTCCAACATCAGGTCCATCATGTCGACGCGCAAGGAGACGTCGAGCGCGCTGATGGCTTCGTCGGCCAGGATGAGATCCGGATCCATCAACAGCGCACGGATCAGGGCGATCCGCTGTTGTTCTCCACCGGACAGCTGGTGTGGATATCGACCGGCGTAGTCCGCTGCCGGCGTCATTCCGACCGCTTCGAGCATCTTGACGATCTCCCGGCGCCGGTCGCCCGAACTCATGTCCGGCTGCCACCGTTTCAGCGGTGCCTCGAGCGTCCCCAGTACCTTTCGGTTGGGATTCAACGAGCTTCCGGGGTCCTGATGGATGATCTGGAGCGAGCGCCGGATCTCGTTGTAGGGAATGTCGACGTCACCCGAGCCGTCCTTTGCGTCCCAGATGTCCTGCCCGCGGTAGTTGACGCTGCCCCCGGTTGGCCGCTGGAGACCAATCGCCGTCTTGCCGAGCGTCGTTTTTCCACAGCCGGACTCACCGACCAGCGCAACGACGTCCTGTTCCCCGATATCGAGCGAGACGCCGTCGACCGCACGAACGACGTCGGTATCGCTGAAGTCGAACAGTCCGCTCTCCGCTTCGAAGTGGACTTCGGCGTTCTCGAGCGACACGAGCGGCTCGTCGCTCATCGGTCTCCCTCCGGTGAGGTCTGGTCCTGGTGATTCATCTCAGTTCGGGTGCGTGTCCGGTCGCTGGTTTCCGGTCGTTGCTGTCGGTTCTGCGTCTCGCTTCCGACCTGTTTGCGGTGGTTGAGCGAGATCGCGTCGACGGCATCCTTCCAGTGATGACAGTCGACGGTGTGAGCGGCGGTTATCGGCTCGCTCGCGGGCGCTTTGGCGACGCATCGGTCGGTCGCGAGCGAACACCGGGGATGGTACGAACAGCCGGTCGGAACGTCCACCGGATCGGGCGCGGAGCCGGGGATCGGCCGCATCTCCTCGAGCGGCGCGTCGAGGTTCGGCGTCGAGTTCAGGAGTGCACGGGTGTACGGATGGCCCGCGTCGTGAAGGAGCTCCTGGGTCGGTCCCTGTTCGATCAGCTCGAACGCGTACATCACGGCCAACCGGTCGGCCAGCTCAGCGACCAGCGGCAGGTCGTGCGTGATGAACACCATCGTCAGGTCGTACTTCGACTTGAGCTCTTCGAGCAATGAGATGATCGATCGCTGCATCAACAGATCCAGCGCCGCCGTCGGCTCGTCCA
Protein-coding regions in this window:
- a CDS encoding glycosyl hydrolase family 18 protein → MKETRRNVLWKASALSAIGLGATVTGATTDDCSDYPDWDADDTYTDGDRVVFEGNLYEAEWWVQGTEPDDDEGVWTAVGPCEGNGAGPQASFEVSPAVPEPGDEVEFDADDSAGDIEDYEWEFGDGGTATGENVTHAFDDDGEYEVELTVTDDDDETDSATDELSVVDRDAGAADKRVVSYYMQWAQYERDYYPEDIPYDDITHLQYAFMRPEEDGSIEIVGDDHEARLLFPDEAGYGHEDSFEGIVDEHEDVVFLISIGGWGDSEYFSDAAHTQENRERFASDAVEILRETGFDGIDVDWEYPGFEGEEGNVVRPDEDHENYALLLEECRKQLDEAEDEDDKRYWLTAAHSANTEHNEDFDHEALRDHLDFVSLMTFDYHGGFSEYTAHHSPLHRNEDDPHDYADDWYTSYAMEWWVDQGWDSENLNMAVPFYGRSFAGIDPPEDDFGTGEDDGLFQEFEDTGDGSFPDPDPDGGSSVSGIYEYWDLAGEIRGDGESQVDLSEEGWETAIDEEAVTAWSYNPDETVPSSPGEGWGENEGLMISHETTETVEQKMEWITDNDYGGTMLWALSHDTPDHELLSAISETLLD
- a CDS encoding PKD domain-containing protein, with product MKQTRRTLLRNASKLSIVLGGLGVAGATVTAEEYPEWNPDETYTEGDRVVHEGSVWEAQWWTQGDEPGESDWGPWEEVETHDPGPSASFSVSDSSPDPGDDVEFDASESAGNLESYGWEFDDGETATGEAVTHSFDDDGEHEVELTVEDVDGESDSTGSTVYVGDVEPPDADGVYSPYQGTWYDIVDGTLERDTDRVIMSFIGDGTRDDEISPAWLADCQNHECGEESLDTYAGEIQTLQDEGIEVGLTIGGWESPVLARDADDPEELKDAYIDLLDTFDATHLDIDDENAEDPDRPDGLHEIRNEALALLKDERPEVTVGFTVSASPDGLADSGHSPGKVFIEDAVEKGLELDYVQAMAMHFEDEPENFETITSALESAVDFLEEVYPERSEDELWGMVGVTPYVGEITTNDASDLVDFAAEKGMYSIAPWVLGEDDGGEFSAVFSEFESGD
- a CDS encoding glycoside hydrolase family 9 protein, producing the protein MNVLVNQAGYDPDDRKRAILRATPDEVPGPVSIVDVESNAVVAEPEVIRHDTVDNWQDWVFWSLEFTALSKPGSYAVAVETGENGEIGSDETQSRTRSRSHAFEIRENVLEERVLSDVIYYFKTQRASGRYDRADRTVPFVGDRSDTVDVHGGWYDASGDTSKYLSHLSYANYVNPQQTPIVVWGLLDAVDQLYAGERSLGALFEERLLEESLHGADFLVRMCDDEGYFYHTVFDQWSKETDRREICAYEGEDGTKTADYRAGYRQGGGVSVAALARASRLDESSEAAEAAAFDLETYRSRAIDAFDHLEKRNEAYLDDGTENVIDDYCALLAATELYGATGERRFYDAASDRARSLLSRQTGDSRYAGWWRADDDERPFFHAAEEGLPALSLCRFLEVLGESDSSPDDGILRDDIADALAAYWAFELEITTGVSNPFGYARAYVKAADEPQPRGAFFFPHENETGYWWQGENARIASLAAAASRSVRALGDEFESSSDELHHFAGAQLDWILGLNPFDTSMVEGTGRNPPHYHERFRNVPGGISNGITAGVTDESDIAFLPDGVGDDHAHRWRWAEQWLPHAAWFVVAVASRRSSE
- a CDS encoding ABC transporter ATP-binding protein; amino-acid sequence: MSDEPLVSLENAEVHFEAESGLFDFSDTDVVRAVDGVSLDIGEQDVVALVGESGCGKTTLGKTAIGLQRPTGGSVNYRGQDIWDAKDGSGDVDIPYNEIRRSLQIIHQDPGSSLNPNRKVLGTLEAPLKRWQPDMSSGDRRREIVKMLEAVGMTPAADYAGRYPHQLSGGEQQRIALIRALLMDPDLILADEAISALDVSLRVDMMDLMLELQGQFNTSFVFVSHDLANARYLASHAGGRIGVMYLGELIEVGPPEQIINDPQHPYTKVLRWATPDLRTVGEAEEPPVRNIDIPDPKNPPSGCRFHTRCPEARDACMGQSPESYDLGSGHRVRCFRSDDDHDYWSSPPVTDDEPTPRTPDPST